The nucleotide sequence AAAAGACCGTCAGAACGCCGCAATACCACTTTCAGGTAATCATCCAGAAAACCGATAATGCCAAATCCCACTGTCACAAACAGTATGGGCAGTATGCCCGGATAATCTTTCATATAAATCAGGGAAGTTACAATAATACCTGCCAGTATCATAAGACCTCCCATCGTAGGGGTTCCCGCTTTTTTCAGATGGGATTTTAATTCTTCCCGTTCTGTCTGCCCTACCTTTAACTTTCTCAAAATCGGAATTACTACCGGACCCAGTACAGCCGTAATTGCAAACGCAATCAGCACCGGAACTATTACTCTCTGTTCCATTTTCTCTACACCTCTTTGTTTTACGATGCTTTATGCCCACCGTATCTTTCTTTTATCGTATCTTTGAAACATGCCCGTTCTCAGGGGCGTTTCTGCAATCCTGCTTATTATAAAACCTTTCCCCGCATTATTCAAGTGTCTCCTGCCCGCCATTTTCCGATTCCTCTTTCTCCGGATTCACTGCTTTCTCAATACCAAGATAAGGTAAAATATTGGAAAATATCTCTTTTACCACCGGGGCGGCAATGGTGCCTCCGTAGTAAATTCCCTGAGGATTATTAATCACAACCAGTGCCAGTACCTGGGGATCTTCCGCCGGGGCAAACCCCAGAAAAGAAGAAATATATTTGTTGGCGCTCCTGGGAAGAGTCTGAGAGGTTGCTGTCTTGCCTCCGATGGAAAATCCTTCTATAAAAGCTCTTTTTCCGCTTCCTTCCGCTACTACCTTTTCCAGTACCGTGCGCAGTACCTGAGAAGTTTCACTGCTGACAATTCCCTCCTGCACATCATACTGCAGCGTTTCAATCAGTTCTCCCTGGTCATCTTTCACAGATACACCGAAGTGAGGTGTAATCCGGTTTCCTCCATTAATTAAGGAAGAAACGGTGGTTGCAAGCTGAATGGGAGTAATCTGGAAGGACTGTCCGAAGGATACCGTTGCCAGTTCCACCGGCCCCACATTTTTCTTATCGTGCATAATGGTGGCTGCCTCTCCCGGAAGGTCTATCCCGGTCCTGCTCAGAAGTCCGAACTGTTCAAAATATTTGTATATATTATCCACGCCCAGACGCAGGCCAAGTTCAATAAATACCGGATTACAGGAATTCATAATTCCCTGGGTAAAATCCTCGGAGCCATGGCCGGTTCTTTTATGGCAGTGGATTCTCCGGTCCTCCACCAGTTTGTATCCCGGACAGAAGAAATGGTCACTCAGAGATACCACCCCTTCTTCAAAGGCCGAGGCTGTGGTGATAATCTTAAATACGGAGCCTGGCTCGTAAGTGTCGTTGATACAGGGATTCCGCCACATCTGATTCAATAAATCCTGTTTACCTGTTTCGGTATTTTCTGATGTTCCACCATCCTCTGTTTCCGGCAGCGTAAACGGGTCGTTCAAATCAAATTCCGGAACATTCACCATGGCCAGAATTTCGCCGTTATCCGGTTTCATCACAATAACCGATACCCCGTCCGCCGATTTGGCTTCCATTACTTTTTTTGCAGCCTGTTCACAGTACATCTGAATATTGTAATCCAGACTTACATGAAGATTATATCCATCTACCGGCTCCTGTCGCCGCTCTCCGGCATTTTCAATCTCAATGCCCCTTGCATCTGTCAGAGTGAGAATCTTACCGTTTTTCCCTTTGAGATACTCTTCATATTTTACCTCCAGACCGATAATCCCCTGATTATCTCCTCCGGTAAATCCCAGAACCTTGCTGGCCAGCGTACTGTAAGGATAATAACGCTTGTAATCTTCATCTACTTTAACCCCGGCCAGTCCATAATTGCGGATGCGGTCTCCTGTTTCTTTGTCCACATTGGACTTCACCCGCTCAATGGAACTTACTTTTTCCACCCGCTTTCGTACCGCCGCTTCTTCCATCTCCAGTTCCTTTGTAAGTACCCGGATTACTTCTTCCGGCTCCTTTATCTGACTGTGAATTACGGAAATGGTGCAGACCGTCCGGTTGGTGGCCAGCACAGTTCCTGTGGCGTCGATAATTTTGCCCCTGGCTGCTTTGATATCCCGTTCCCTCTCATGCAGATCCTCCGCTTTCTGTCCATAATATTCCGAGCAGAAAATCATCAGATATACCAGTCTTCCCACCAGAATGGACAAAATCAGCATAACCATGGTAAAAACAACCAGTAATTTCTTACGGTTAAATGTTTTATTACGGAACATACAGTAACCTCACCTTTACAATTACTATAATCTATTACAGTTCTCATGAGGTTATGTACCATTTTTATCATTCGCAGTTCTCTGCCCTTCTATTCTTCTGCCGGCGCCTCGTCGCCGCCTTCCGGCATGGCCTCCGGAACTCCTTCCGACGGATATTCATCTCCTCCCGGATGTTCCGGCTGAACCGGTTCTCCTTCCGTTCCGCCTTCTTCCGTTCCGGTTCCTTCCGATGTGCCCGGTTCTCCTTCGTTTCCTTCCTGGCTTTCTCCTTCCGGGTTCTCTGTTTCTTCGTCCTGGAATATATTCATATAAGGAAGAATATCTGTAAATATTCTTTTTGCCAGCTCTGTGGCAAGGGCGCTGCTCTGTTTCTCCAACGCCACATTTGCCTCGTCAATTACCACATAGACCAGTACCTCCGGATTTTCCACCGGAGCGAATCCGATAAAAGACACTACATATTTCTTATCGTCTCTGTTGCCTTTCTGGGCTGTCCCGGTCTTGCCTCCCATGGAATAGCCTGCAACTTTGGCGCTTTTTCCGGTGCCCTCCGACACGGTTTTGTACAAATAACCTTTGATGGTATCGCTGGTCTGCCCGGACACGGTCTGTTTTAAAACAGTCTTTTCAAAAGACTGTACGGTATTTCCGTTGTCGTCCACAATTTTCTTCACCAGATGGGGCTGATAATAATAGCCCCCATTAATCAGGGAGGAAAAGGAGGATGCAAGCTGCACCATGGTTACGTTGAAATTCTGTCCGAACGCATTGGTGGCCAGAGAGGTATCATTGGTATTATCTACCGTATAAATCAGCGTATCTGTCCTGGCTTCTCCCGGCAGGTCTATATTGGTGCGCAGGCCGAAATTAAAGATATTCTGATATTTGTAAAATGCCTCTTTTCCAACTTCAAAGGCCATGGCCATCATGGCGTCATTGCAGGAATTCATCAGCGACTGCTCCATGGTCTGAGGCCCGTGGCCGGAACGCAACACACAATGGATTTCATGGCCGCCGATTTTCTCCATACCGTCGCAGTCATACCACTCTCTTGTCTTTCCGGTCTCCAGTGCGGTAGCCACGGTAAAGGGCTTTGTGGTGGAACCTGGCTCATACGTATAGGTAATACAGTAATTCTGCCATATTTCATTCAGTTTATCCAGCTGTTGTTTTTCACTGAATCCATTGATTTCTTCTTCCGTATAATAAAGAGATAAATCTCTGGGATTATTCAAATCGTACACAAGGCTGTCCGACATGGCCAGAATTTCGCCGTTCTGGGGATTCATCACAATTACACCTGTCTGACTGCTGCCCGGACCTTCGTGTTCTTCATCCCGATGTTCTTCCTGAAATTCCGCAATCCGCTCCTGAATAATCTTCTGTATATTCAAATCCAGGGTGAGAATCAGAGTTTTTCCGTTGACAGGGTCTTTAATGGTTTTCTCAAAATTATTGTCCGAGTTGAGAAATCCGTACTGGCGTCCGTTAATCCCGTTTAACGTGCCGTTGTAGTAATCTTCCAGGCCGCCGATTCCCTCATTCCCTGAAGTGGTAAAGCCCAGCACTTTGCTGGCCAGATTACCATAGGGATACTCTCTCTGATACTCTTTTTCAAACCATACCCCCTGTACATTGGGATTTACCTTTTTCCCTTTTTTATCTACTTTGGATTCCAGCTCCTGAAATTCCCGGATTTCTTCGTAATGAAGTTTTTTACGCAAAACAAAATAACGACTGTCTGCCTTCTCTGTCAGAGCAGCCATTACCTCTTCTTCTGTTACATCCGGAAAACACTGCAGTAACGCCTCAACCGTGGGTTCCACATATTTCTTTACTTTCTTCCTGGTTTCCAGATCATATGTTTCTTCATTGATTAGTTTGCAGTCCAGAATCACATTGTACACATCCACGCTGCTGGCCAGTACAGTACCTTTGGAATCCAGGATTTCCCCTCGCTGAAAGGGAATACTCTGGCTCTCATAGCCCTGCTGGCTCAATACCTGCTTCTCATATTCTTCGCCTTTCACCTGCTCAATATAAGTCAGTCTTCCAATCAGGGCAAACAGCATTGCCATAACGCCTGAAAACATCACCAGCAGTTTCTTTTTCATTCTTCTGGAAAATTTTGCAGGTTCTTTCTTTTTTCCGGGTCTTCTCTTTCTCTCTGCCAATAGTTCTTACCTTCTTTGCGGGTATTGGAATTCGTTACTTTTATTCTGCCGGAATATCCTGATACTGATTCATATAATCCGTACTGTCTACCTCAAAATAAATAATCTGGTCTTTGGACGGATAAATCATTCCCAGTTCTCCTGTAGCCCTGTTACGGATTTCTTCCAGATTTACTGATTTGTCAATCCTCTTCTGCTCTGCATCATTGTCTGTTTTCAGATTCAGCACCTCACTCTTCAGAGACGCCACATGCCGGATTCTTCCGGTAAGTTCCGCCTGCAGATAGAGATAAACGCCGGATACTGCCACCATAATCATGGTAGCCGCTGCCAGAAACAGCACATAGCCCGGACTCATCTGAAGGGCCCGTTCCTGGTTCCTCCTGGCTGTTGCCCGCAGAGCCCGTTTCCGTTCCCGCTGTTCCCGGTCCAGCTTCTGCTGTTCCACAAACTGCTGATGGGTTTCCTCACTCCGTCTTCCTGGGTTTGGCTGTACTTTCCTTACGGTATTTCCATCTATATAGCTTACAGTTTTTTCCTTATGTGTTGCATTTCCCTGCTGCCTCACTGTTTTCACTCCAATCTTTTCTGCCTGATATCCTGACGCTTTTCAAATACTCTGAGTTTTGCACTCTTTGCGCGCGGATTATACTCAATTTCTTCTTCGGATGGTAATACAGGCTTTCTGGTTACTGCCTTCCCCAACGATTCCTTCCCGCATACGCATACCGGAAAATCATCCGGACAGGTACACGGCTTTTCACTTTTCCTGAAAAAATTCTTCACAATCCGGTCTTCCAGAGAATGAAAGGTAATGACACAGATTCTCCCTCCGGGACTGAGCATGTCTGTCATGTCTCCCAGGGATTCCTCCAGTACTTCCAGTTCCCGGTTCAGTTCAATCCGAATTGCCTGAAACGTACGTTTTGCCGGATGTCCTCCGTTCATTCGTACTTTTGCCGGAATTGCTGCTTTGATAATCTCAGTCAGCTCTCCTGTTGTCTCTATTTCTTTCCTGGATCTGGCTGCCACAATATGTTTTGCAATATTTTTGGCAAACTTATCTTCTCCATAATCACGGATTACCCGGTATAACTCCATTTCACTGTAAGTATTCACCAGTTCTCCGGCTGTAAACTGCTGCCGGTTGTCCATACGCATGTCCAGCGGCGCTTCCTCCACACGGTAAGTAAAACCGCGTTTCGGGTCGTCCAGCTGATAGGAGGACACTCCCAGATCCAGCAGAATACCATCCGCCTGTCCGATGCCGCAGGATTCCAGAACACCCCGCATCTGACGGTAATTGCTGCGGATAATCTGTACTCTGTCTTCAAATTCCGAGAGTCTTCGGTTGGCCGCCTTTATGGCGTCTTCATCCTGGTCAATTCCAATCAGCCTGCCCTTCGGAGACAGACGTTTGCAGATTTCATAAGCATGTCCGCCGCCGCCCAGTGTTCCATCCACATAAATTCCGTCCGGTCTGATATTCAGATATTCAATTGTCTCTTTTAAGAGTACGGATTTGTGTTTGAATTCCATGGGCTTCCTTTCCTGATGGCCGGGATTAAAGGTTGAGTCCCAGGCCTGCCATATGCTCTGCTATTTCTCCCACATCGTCATATTCATTGTTCTCCTGCCATCTGTCTTTGCTCCAGATTTCGATATGATTCAAAACGCCTGCCAGAACAACCTCTTTCTCAATTCCGGCAAATTCTCTTAAAACTGCCGGAAGAAGTACGCGCCCCTGCCTGTCCACTTCACAGCTTGCTGCGCCTGCAAAGAAGAACCTTGCAAATTTACGGGCTTCTTTGGAGAACTGTGATACTTCCCTGAACTTTTCTTCGATGAGTTTCCATTCTTCCCCGGAATACACGAATAAGCATCCGTCCAGTCCCTTTGTCACTACAAATTCATCTCCAAGCAATTCTCTGAATTTGGACGGGACTATCAGTCTGCCCTTTGCATCCACTGTGTGATTGTATTCACCCATGAACATAGAAATCACCTTCTGACAGTCAGGTTCGGGCGGTTTGTCGTTTCATGGGACTTTTCCACATTTTTATCCACTTATCCACCACTTAACGCCCTTTTCTACCACTTCTCTCCACTTTTATTCCATTCTAGCCCATCACAGGGAAAAAAGCAATAGAAAATTTCCGTGCCTGAAGGAGTCCCGGAATGGAAAATCCCTCTGAAAACCTTTAAAATAAAGGGAAAATAAAGAATTTGCCAACTAAAAAAACAGGGAAAGAAAATAAAACTTCATTTTCTTTCCCTGTATGTATTCCCGCAGTAATTAACTTTCTGCAATCCGCTGTATCTTTTCCATATCGGATATCAGTTCTCTGGAATATTCTTCCGCTTCTCTGCAAATCTGCTCCGCTCTGGCATAATCTTCATTAAACAACGCCTGTATGGCATCTGAGCCGAATCCATGGAACTTCTGATGCTTCTCTCCAAGGGCATCCCAAATCTCCCGTACTTCCGGTATATCCGGCGTGATGGAGTAATAAAAGTGTCCAAACCCACATTTGGAGGAATCCAGCTGCAGAGGCACAATCACCCGCTCGGATACCATTTTCTTAAGGTTGGTAATCCAGGTTCTGTGAGCGGTAATGGCTGTCTGAATATAATCGGCAAACTCCCGGTTCTCCAGATGAAAGAATGCGTCTTCAGCCATCCTGCCCATCTGTTTCACCGCATCATCGAGGGTAGATTCAATCTCTACCACCGGCTCGGTGGCCTTCATCAGTTCTTTTCCAATCTCCTGCATGAAGTCCGTACTGTTTCTTAACTGATTCTCCATTTCCGCCATGGTGCTGCTGATTTCTTCACTGACTGCCGCCAGAGAAGTGACGGATTCGCTGACCTGCGACACACGATTCTGATTCTCTTCATTAATTTCCCATACGTTTCCAATCTTCTCTGTCATGGTTCCAAGGGCTTCTATGGTGTTGGTGGTACTGCCGGCACTCTTTCTGGATGCTCCCCGAATTCCTTCCACAAACTCTCCCATATCTCCTGTCAGTTTCTGGGTCTGTTCAGCCAGAGCACGGATTTCATCTGCCACCACTGCAAATCCCCTGCCGAATTTGCCTGCTCTCGCGGCCTCAATGGAAGCATTCAGAGCCAGCAGGTTCGTCTGCATGGAAATCGCTTCTATTCCTGCAATTACTTCGTTCATATTATTGATAACTTCCAGCAGATCATCCATATCCCTGCGCATTTCCCTGGAAATCTCAATGGCATTGCTGGAAAGATCCCGAATGGAGGTCAGTTCCGCCTGCCCTTCTTCAATCTTCCGATATACTTCTTCCATATCTTCCGAAACCCGTATAATCGTATTCGTCAGTTCTTCCAGAGAATTATGCCCTTCCGCTGTGCCCTGTCCGGCGGAAGCTCCGAAAATAACTTCGGTAGCCTTCGCAACATTCCGGGAAATTTCCAGAATCTTATCAGTCTCATGCTGCATGGTCAGATCGAGGGAACTGATCTGCATCACCGCACGGATATTTTTCCTGAGAACATCTGAAAACTGTTCTCTTCCGCTGACCAGACGCTGATAAATCTCACTCAGCTCCGGTTCACTGGAATAGTCGGCATTTTTTAATTCTGCAACTGATTTTACGAGCTTTCTTTTTGTCTTTCCAATTCCCATATTCCTGTCCTCATTTTCTTAATTATCCTACTTCATATTCTTTATCATATTTCGTCATATGTCAATATTTTTTTGATTTTTTATGACAATTTCCTGTGACAATTTGTCCCGCACAGCAAAAGGGCCGGTACGTCCCCGGCCCTGCTGCCCATTCTCCTCGAATGGCGCCGGCTGCTGCCGGCATTTCCATATTCTGTTGTCCCCCTGATTCAGCTGTAGCTCAACAGCCGAATTTTCTCTTCGTATTGCATGTAGTCTTCAATGAGTGCGTCAAGCCGCACGCTCACCTGATAACATTCCGGCGCCCACTCATTGCCCTGGACGGCTACATCCAATTCCTTTCGTACAATTTCGATCTCTCTCTTTAGCTCCGATAGATGGTTCATCTTCTATAGCTCCTCTTTCCCCTTCTCTATTGTATTATGTTCACGGGAAAAAAGCAAACTAAAATCGTCATTTTTTTACAGGACATTTCGACACGAACTGCTTTTATTCGACATATCTCCTGTTTTCTAACTGGCTGCGGGCAGTACGCAGGGGATTTCGTCCCCTTTAATCAGCCGGAGAACCGCCGCCACCACCTGATGGCACAGCAGTACGATATGAAGACAGTCTTCTTCGACAGAATTCTTCCGCTTCACATAAATTTCGTGAGCATTCTGAATAAATCTGCAAATGTCTCCCGTACTGTTCAGGCAGCTGACAGACGCATGAATCCATGCACTGTTCCGTTCTGCCTCTCCACTTTGAATATATTCTTTCAGGCCTTTTTTCAGCTGTTCCTCATAAATGCAGTGGTCCCGCAAGGTTCCGGGGTAGTGGGGATTGTGGGGAAAGGTAAAGTAATCCGCAATGTAATGAATGACTTCTCCCAGATTCCGGTAAAATACCCGCATGTTTATCTGATCTTTCCGCTGTCTCTCCACCAGTTCTTCCAGATTATGCTGTACCTTTGGAAACGTTCCTTCCATTTCATGCTTTACCGTAATAAAAGACGGTTTGCAGTCCGGCAGGATACTGCCCAGATAAAATGCTTTTTTATGTTTCATCAGCTCCTGTTCTTCCAGACTGTCTACAATATATTTCGCCAGTGATATATGAGATTTCTTTCTCATTTCTGTCCTCCATAAAGCAAATCTGTTATCTTCCTCCGGCAGGCCCTGCATTTCTCCTGAGTTTAAAACAGGAAGAAGAATTCTGAATTTTTCGCTCCAGACTTATTCTACTTCCTGCTTTTCCATATTACAAGTATTTTTTTCGAAATTTAATAAAT is from Lachnospiraceae bacterium JLR.KK002 and encodes:
- a CDS encoding penicillin-binding transpeptidase domain-containing protein produces the protein MFRNKTFNRKKLLVVFTMVMLILSILVGRLVYLMIFCSEYYGQKAEDLHERERDIKAARGKIIDATGTVLATNRTVCTISVIHSQIKEPEEVIRVLTKELEMEEAAVRKRVEKVSSIERVKSNVDKETGDRIRNYGLAGVKVDEDYKRYYPYSTLASKVLGFTGGDNQGIIGLEVKYEEYLKGKNGKILTLTDARGIEIENAGERRQEPVDGYNLHVSLDYNIQMYCEQAAKKVMEAKSADGVSVIVMKPDNGEILAMVNVPEFDLNDPFTLPETEDGGTSENTETGKQDLLNQMWRNPCINDTYEPGSVFKIITTASAFEEGVVSLSDHFFCPGYKLVEDRRIHCHKRTGHGSEDFTQGIMNSCNPVFIELGLRLGVDNIYKYFEQFGLLSRTGIDLPGEAATIMHDKKNVGPVELATVSFGQSFQITPIQLATTVSSLINGGNRITPHFGVSVKDDQGELIETLQYDVQEGIVSSETSQVLRTVLEKVVAEGSGKRAFIEGFSIGGKTATSQTLPRSANKYISSFLGFAPAEDPQVLALVVINNPQGIYYGGTIAAPVVKEIFSNILPYLGIEKAVNPEKEESENGGQETLE
- a CDS encoding penicillin-binding transpeptidase domain-containing protein, with product MAERKRRPGKKKEPAKFSRRMKKKLLVMFSGVMAMLFALIGRLTYIEQVKGEEYEKQVLSQQGYESQSIPFQRGEILDSKGTVLASSVDVYNVILDCKLINEETYDLETRKKVKKYVEPTVEALLQCFPDVTEEEVMAALTEKADSRYFVLRKKLHYEEIREFQELESKVDKKGKKVNPNVQGVWFEKEYQREYPYGNLASKVLGFTTSGNEGIGGLEDYYNGTLNGINGRQYGFLNSDNNFEKTIKDPVNGKTLILTLDLNIQKIIQERIAEFQEEHRDEEHEGPGSSQTGVIVMNPQNGEILAMSDSLVYDLNNPRDLSLYYTEEEINGFSEKQQLDKLNEIWQNYCITYTYEPGSTTKPFTVATALETGKTREWYDCDGMEKIGGHEIHCVLRSGHGPQTMEQSLMNSCNDAMMAMAFEVGKEAFYKYQNIFNFGLRTNIDLPGEARTDTLIYTVDNTNDTSLATNAFGQNFNVTMVQLASSFSSLINGGYYYQPHLVKKIVDDNGNTVQSFEKTVLKQTVSGQTSDTIKGYLYKTVSEGTGKSAKVAGYSMGGKTGTAQKGNRDDKKYVVSFIGFAPVENPEVLVYVVIDEANVALEKQSSALATELAKRIFTDILPYMNIFQDEETENPEGESQEGNEGEPGTSEGTGTEEGGTEGEPVQPEHPGGDEYPSEGVPEAMPEGGDEAPAEE
- the rsmH gene encoding 16S rRNA (cytosine(1402)-N(4))-methyltransferase RsmH; the encoded protein is MEFKHKSVLLKETIEYLNIRPDGIYVDGTLGGGGHAYEICKRLSPKGRLIGIDQDEDAIKAANRRLSEFEDRVQIIRSNYRQMRGVLESCGIGQADGILLDLGVSSYQLDDPKRGFTYRVEEAPLDMRMDNRQQFTAGELVNTYSEMELYRVIRDYGEDKFAKNIAKHIVAARSRKEIETTGELTEIIKAAIPAKVRMNGGHPAKRTFQAIRIELNRELEVLEESLGDMTDMLSPGGRICVITFHSLEDRIVKNFFRKSEKPCTCPDDFPVCVCGKESLGKAVTRKPVLPSEEEIEYNPRAKSAKLRVFEKRQDIRQKRLE
- the mraZ gene encoding division/cell wall cluster transcriptional repressor MraZ, which produces MFMGEYNHTVDAKGRLIVPSKFRELLGDEFVVTKGLDGCLFVYSGEEWKLIEEKFREVSQFSKEARKFARFFFAGAASCEVDRQGRVLLPAVLREFAGIEKEVVLAGVLNHIEIWSKDRWQENNEYDDVGEIAEHMAGLGLNL
- a CDS encoding methyl-accepting chemotaxis protein, translated to MGIGKTKRKLVKSVAELKNADYSSEPELSEIYQRLVSGREQFSDVLRKNIRAVMQISSLDLTMQHETDKILEISRNVAKATEVIFGASAGQGTAEGHNSLEELTNTIIRVSEDMEEVYRKIEEGQAELTSIRDLSSNAIEISREMRRDMDDLLEVINNMNEVIAGIEAISMQTNLLALNASIEAARAGKFGRGFAVVADEIRALAEQTQKLTGDMGEFVEGIRGASRKSAGSTTNTIEALGTMTEKIGNVWEINEENQNRVSQVSESVTSLAAVSEEISSTMAEMENQLRNSTDFMQEIGKELMKATEPVVEIESTLDDAVKQMGRMAEDAFFHLENREFADYIQTAITAHRTWITNLKKMVSERVIVPLQLDSSKCGFGHFYYSITPDIPEVREIWDALGEKHQKFHGFGSDAIQALFNEDYARAEQICREAEEYSRELISDMEKIQRIAES
- a CDS encoding zinc dependent phospholipase C family protein — protein: MRKKSHISLAKYIVDSLEEQELMKHKKAFYLGSILPDCKPSFITVKHEMEGTFPKVQHNLEELVERQRKDQINMRVFYRNLGEVIHYIADYFTFPHNPHYPGTLRDHCIYEEQLKKGLKEYIQSGEAERNSAWIHASVSCLNSTGDICRFIQNAHEIYVKRKNSVEEDCLHIVLLCHQVVAAVLRLIKGDEIPCVLPAAS